The genome window GCGAACTACCCCATGGGCTCTTCATCGGCGCTGTGCTCTGCGCCGATGGCACCCAAGCCCTTGCGAAGGGCGCAAGGCTGCGATAGGGACCGGCACCTGTACTGGACAAGGTGAGGGCTGGGGTGCATGTTTCTATGCTGCCTCCGTCTCAGCAGCTTTTCAGCGCCTAAGCCCCAGCAGGGACTTCCGCAAACGCCGCCCCAACGAACACCTCCGCTTTGGTCTGCCGACCTAGGTTTCATGCGGCCTCGAGGATTATCGCCATGAACTTCCATTCCTCGATGATGACGGTGCCGCAGGCTTGTCTGCCGACGCAGGGTCCGCCCGCCACGGACTAGCCCATGCGCGGCGAGACTCATGAGAAAAACCGGACTACATACCTTCGACAAAGACCTTTAAGGGAAAAAGAACGGACAGAATCGCGCAAACCGATATTTTCATCGGCCCATGTAAACCACGACCAAACTCGTGCGCAGAAGTTCTCCACCGTTCATGGGCTGGCCATCCAACACGACCACCACGAAATCACACAGCGTCTACCTATGTGTTGAGAACATTGAGCGCACTACAAGACTCACTAATCCTAACCTCGACAACTCATCCAATGCGCAGCATTATCCGAGACATCTACATCAAACTACCCCGGTACCGCTTCTACGATTCACCCTACCCGAAGTCCTATGGGGTTGACCCGAAGTACATGGTGCGCACGCGGGTCGAAGGCCAATTGCGCGCAAGGCTCACCAATAGCAATCGCAGCGGTTCAATACTGGTTAGCGGTTACCGCGGGGTTGGCAAAACCAGCATGGTGCGGAGGGTCCTACGTGACCTGAAGGATGCTCATTACGCGGAGAACGAGATCAAGGCGGCGACTTGGTTGGGTCGCCAATTCAAAGTCCTAAAGGAGCGCCTCTTCCCAAAGCGAAAGCTCTTCAACCCGCTTTTCATAGACATTGAAGTGAACTTGGCGCAGGATGAACTGGATGTGCGAACCATCCTGCGTGTGATGGCCACAGAGCTATTGCGCACGCTCATTAAGCTGGATAATCGTCCATCAAGCCGCAGGTACAATTGGCATCGCTTCCTGCGTTTCTCGATCGCTTCTGCCGCCTTAACAGCTATCTGGTTCTTTGCACCCGATACGCTCTCGTGGACTTGGCTTTGGAAGCCGGTCGATGATCCGTATGCATTCACGCATGAATTCAGGCAGGCCATCCTCAACTGGATGAATCTAGCGGTGAGGATCGGTGGGCCAATCGCTGCAGGCATCGTGACATTCAAAGCCGTGAAGAGCTTTCAGCGCGTGCGATCACCATATTACATGGAGCATTCGCTCGATCACCTCTGTGAACGCCTGCAAGACCTGATCGAACGCATTTCCTCTTCCGTTGACGAGGAACGGCAAACCGGGATCACGCCCTCGTCTACCATTCCTCTTTCCATGTTCCGTCGCAAGCGCAGAGCCTTCCCAATGGCCAGCATCAAGGAGATTGAGCTGGAGCTCATCGACATCATGGAGCGCTTCGGCCGGCTTGACAATGATCCGTTTCCAAGGAAGAGGGTGAACCATGCCCGTGCGCATGAATTCAACAAGCGCTACCTCGTCTTCGTGGTCGATGAGTTGGACAAACTGGTGCCACGCGGATTCAAATCGGTTTGGGACAAGGAACGCGAGGATCCCACGGACGACGCGGGGCCTGGCGCAACCCAGCCTGGACTGGGCCCCAAGGGCAGCGACCTGTATCGCGAGCGACAAGAAGCAGTGGCCACGCTCTTCGCTAATCTGAAGCACTTCCTCAACGTGGCCCAGGCCAAGTTCATCTTCATCGGAGGACATGACCTGTATGACGGTGTTCAGGCTGACACCTCTGACCGCGACCCCTTCTTCGGAAGCATCTTCAACCAGGTGATCTATGTGCCAACTCTGCTCAAGGAAGAGCAATCGAACGCTCATGGGCCGGTGCGCGGACTGGCTTCAACCGTTGAGCGATTCATCGCCGAGGCCATTCTTACGGAAGAACAATTGACGGGCGCGGAGAAGAAAAGCGAGCTCAGCTCCTTGCGACACGTGCAGGATGCCCTATTCGCAACGGGCACGCTGCCAAACACCATGGTTCTCCCAATTCAACAGGCCCTACAGAACCTTGGTATCTACCTCACCTTCCGCAGCAATGGCAGCACCAAGAAGCTAGTGCAACTATTCGAACGTTCCGTTCAGGAACTCACGAAAGCGCAGATCGAACGAATGGCCAGTACTGGCGCCTTCATTTCAGGTCGTCCGTTCAATCCTGATGTACCAGCCAGTTCCGTAGTCACTAGTACTGACGGAGATGCGAATGAGGGCCTCTACCTGCGGCTGAGCCCCATCGATCAGCATGCACATGGCCTGCTCACCCACATCTACCGGCCCTTCCTCTCAGAGCTATCGCGCTACTACAGCGCGCTGAACGACAAGAACCTGGTCTCCTTCACCTACCTGCTCGACCACTTATTCAAATACCACAGCACTGCTTTCAGCTTCTTCCACCTGCAGCTCACGCCCGAGATCATCGCGGTGGATAAGATTCCCGACTTTCACAAGTTCATGGACGACACCGTCCAGCGCCTGAGCGCGAACAGCATCCGTCAAGTGGACAACGGCCTCTTCGGCTTCCAATTCTACACGAAGCTCTACAACGAAATCTCTGTGCTGACGAAGATCAGCGACCTCGATTCGGCTGCGCTGAACTTCAGCCTCGACGAATCACTTCCGGTGAAGCAACATTTCTACCGTCGCCTGAACCAGGCGCAGCAAATGAGCGACGCCGACCGGAAGGACCGGAAGCTGAGCCCGATGGCCATATCCAGCATCCATCACACCTTAGGTGACCTTCATTTCTTCGACCAGCAGCTCGACGACGCACTGGCGCAATACCGCGCCGCCACCCACCTCCTGGAAGACGATGTGGATGGCTGCCTGCGCGGCGCCGCACTCCCAGCGACTCGGATGCGGCGCGATATCATGAATCAATTCGTGAAGATCAAGCTGAAGGAAATCCTCTGCCTGGAGAAGATGAAGATCTTCGAAGTGGCGCTCGCCGTATCGACGCAGCTCACCCAGGACATCCTTCGCTATGTGAAGCAGTGGCAGCATTTGGGTACCAAGGACATCGGTAATTGGCGACTGCTCACATTGGCACTGGTGCATCGCCTGGCCCTCTTGGATAAGACCGCTCGGAAGGGCATAGAGGCCAAGGACCTTGCAGGTCTTGAGATGTACCTCTATCTAATCGGACAGGCCAACCGTACGCCCATGCACCGTCACATCCCACTCGAGGGTGCCGTTCATGAGCACTTGGGCACGGTGCTGTTCTATAGCGGCCTGGGCATTCCACAGCCACTGATAAACCTGCCCGCAATGGGTTCTGCCCGGGAAGCTTATGCACGGGCCTTAAGCATCGCCCTTTGGGGCAGGCGGCGGCTCGCCTTCCTCTCCAGCATCATCTGGGCAGACGTGCATGCTCTACCGGAGTTGGAGAAACCGAGGGCCCTGCATGTGGCGAACATTCTGTCGAAATACACGGACACCCTCATCGCCGACCGTGTCTTCGGTCCAATCGTTGTGCCCCGCATTCCAATGCGCTTCGAGTTCGAGGGAATCGACGTCTTACCACTGCTCAATCACAGCGTGCTCGGCGATATCACGGCGCACATCCTGGCAACCGCCAAGGCCTACCTGGTGGCTGACAGCTTGTTCCAGGCCGTCTTTCAAGTGAAGAAGCTGCTGCACCTTTTGCTTGAGCATGCTAACCGTAGCAGCAGCGCCGCGCTCCCAGTGGCCACCCTTGACGACCTATCCGACTGGGCCGTGAACGCTGTGCATGCCTACAATGGGCGAGTGGACACCATGCAGCTTGCCAAAGCCCGCGAACACCTGCAGCAGCATAGTGCCTCCGAGGATTGGCGCCTGTCAGCCCTCGTCTCCTATTCCCCCGAAGTCCGCGAGATCGAGCTCCTTCGGAACGAAGTCTACCTCAAAGCTGGCCTCATCGCAGGTGCCGCCATCCGGGACATGTATGAAGGAGAGATCGGCGAAGTGAGCTCCACCTTCACGCGTATGCGCATGCTCATGGTCTGCATACGCGTGAATTGGAGCATGCTCGACCCTTCCATCACGGCGCAATTCGGTTTTGGCGGCACGCCCACGGCAGCCACCGTCAGCAACCTGCACATCGCCCCCAATGTCCAAGCAGGTATGCTCGATGTGGTCCGCGATGCATTGCACGCGTGCTTCAGCCTCATGGATGGCGCGCAGCTCTACGGGACCGGTTTCGTTGCCAACCACTCCGTTCTGGGCAAGATCAAATCGCACTTGGGTGATTGGTGCCTGATCCTCCAGCGCATGAGCGCCGATCATCGCGCCACCATACTGCAGCAACTCCAGGTCCTGCTCGGCGACCG of Flavobacteriales bacterium contains these proteins:
- a CDS encoding ATP-binding protein; translated protein: MRSIIRDIYIKLPRYRFYDSPYPKSYGVDPKYMVRTRVEGQLRARLTNSNRSGSILVSGYRGVGKTSMVRRVLRDLKDAHYAENEIKAATWLGRQFKVLKERLFPKRKLFNPLFIDIEVNLAQDELDVRTILRVMATELLRTLIKLDNRPSSRRYNWHRFLRFSIASAALTAIWFFAPDTLSWTWLWKPVDDPYAFTHEFRQAILNWMNLAVRIGGPIAAGIVTFKAVKSFQRVRSPYYMEHSLDHLCERLQDLIERISSSVDEERQTGITPSSTIPLSMFRRKRRAFPMASIKEIELELIDIMERFGRLDNDPFPRKRVNHARAHEFNKRYLVFVVDELDKLVPRGFKSVWDKEREDPTDDAGPGATQPGLGPKGSDLYRERQEAVATLFANLKHFLNVAQAKFIFIGGHDLYDGVQADTSDRDPFFGSIFNQVIYVPTLLKEEQSNAHGPVRGLASTVERFIAEAILTEEQLTGAEKKSELSSLRHVQDALFATGTLPNTMVLPIQQALQNLGIYLTFRSNGSTKKLVQLFERSVQELTKAQIERMASTGAFISGRPFNPDVPASSVVTSTDGDANEGLYLRLSPIDQHAHGLLTHIYRPFLSELSRYYSALNDKNLVSFTYLLDHLFKYHSTAFSFFHLQLTPEIIAVDKIPDFHKFMDDTVQRLSANSIRQVDNGLFGFQFYTKLYNEISVLTKISDLDSAALNFSLDESLPVKQHFYRRLNQAQQMSDADRKDRKLSPMAISSIHHTLGDLHFFDQQLDDALAQYRAATHLLEDDVDGCLRGAALPATRMRRDIMNQFVKIKLKEILCLEKMKIFEVALAVSTQLTQDILRYVKQWQHLGTKDIGNWRLLTLALVHRLALLDKTARKGIEAKDLAGLEMYLYLIGQANRTPMHRHIPLEGAVHEHLGTVLFYSGLGIPQPLINLPAMGSAREAYARALSIALWGRRRLAFLSSIIWADVHALPELEKPRALHVANILSKYTDTLIADRVFGPIVVPRIPMRFEFEGIDVLPLLNHSVLGDITAHILATAKAYLVADSLFQAVFQVKKLLHLLLEHANRSSSAALPVATLDDLSDWAVNAVHAYNGRVDTMQLAKAREHLQQHSASEDWRLSALVSYSPEVREIELLRNEVYLKAGLIAGAAIRDMYEGEIGEVSSTFTRMRMLMVCIRVNWSMLDPSITAQFGFGGTPTAATVSNLHIAPNVQAGMLDVVRDALHACFSLMDGAQLYGTGFVANHSVLGKIKSHLGDWCLILQRMSADHRATILQQLQVLLGDRYSTRVDPMMYYSMAIGHFRRAISMHGRGKAYRRVMNDMYLLEDDYKDNFYHFCCAMERMQVSDPGTRGHNQRIEWLKQLTGHLAARNPGRKHVHGVVGQPGTASPVRYA